The DNA region GCACCACGAGGACGGCCTCGGCACACCGGTCCACCGCCGCTGCATACCACCCGAGCGCCAGCGTCCGCAGGACGCCGCGGACGCGCACCACCGCCATCAGCGCGCCCTGTCCCGGCCCGTGGCCCATGCCGCAGACCTCCGCCGCGAGCGCGGCGACGCGGCGTGGGCCCTTCGCGCCGACCGGCAGGTCACCCTCGGGAAGCTGCTGCAGGAACTCGACGACGGCCGCCTCGTCCCCTGGCGTCATCGGACCGAGGACGAAGGTACTCCCGTCGCGCAGCTGCACCGGGGTTCTCGTCAGGGCACTTGCGGCCGACTGGCTGGCAACGATGTCGACGCTGGTCATGGCAGGCTCCGTGCGACGGCAGGCGTGTCGTCGGAGATCGTGAACGTTCGCGCCAGGGGCGCGGGTGTGTCAGGCCGTGGCCTTCACGGGCGGCGCCATGGCCGCAGCCGAGCCCACCGAACGATGGGGCACGGTCATCACCGGGCACGGCGCCTGTCGGACGACGCGCTCGGCCACGCTGCCGAGCAGCATGTGCTTGATCGGGCCGTAGCCGTGCGTGCCGACGACGATCAGATCGGCCTGCACGCCGCTGGCGTAGTCGGTGATCGCCGTGTGCGGGACGCCCGTGATCACCACGCGGGTGATGCGGTCGTTGGCCAGGCCCGCGCGCGGCGCGATCGCCTCGAGTCGCTCGCTGGCCTGCTTGCGCCACTCGTCGGCCAGGGCCGGGAAGTCCAAGCCGACGCCCTCCACCGTCCAGGCCTGGCGGAAGGGGTCGGGACAGACGTGCAGCAGGTGGATCTCGCTGTCGGTGCGCGCCGCCAGGCGGCAGGCCGCGGCCCACGCATCTTCGGAGGTCTCGCTGAAGTCGACGGCCACCACGATGATGTCCCGTGTCTCGGTCATTGCGTCATCTCCTCGCAGGCACCGGCGTGCGCGAGCACGTCGGCGAGCACCCGCTCGACCGGTTGCGACGCATCGATGCGCGGCCAGTCGGCCGGAGGCGTCACGGCGCGTCGCTGGCGCTCGACTTCGTGCGCGTCGGCGTCCGACGCATCACCGGTCCGTGCGACGACGCGCGCGGTCAACACCTCGAGCGGTGCCTCGAGCCAGACGCCACGGAAGGGGACGCCGCAGGTGGTCGCGGCGGCCTGGACGGCGGCGCGTCCCTCGGGCCGGCCGAGCACCGCGTCGGCGACGACTGCGTAGCCGGTGCCGGCGACGACCTGACACCGTTCCGACAGCGCGCCGTACACGTGCCGTGTCTCCTCGGGG from Luteitalea sp. TBR-22 includes:
- a CDS encoding universal stress protein; its protein translation is MTETRDIIVVAVDFSETSEDAWAAACRLAARTDSEIHLLHVCPDPFRQAWTVEGVGLDFPALADEWRKQASERLEAIAPRAGLANDRITRVVITGVPHTAITDYASGVQADLIVVGTHGYGPIKHMLLGSVAERVVRQAPCPVMTVPHRSVGSAAAMAPPVKATA